A genome region from Panicum virgatum strain AP13 chromosome 4K, P.virgatum_v5, whole genome shotgun sequence includes the following:
- the LOC120704075 gene encoding thiamine thiazole synthase 2, chloroplastic-like, with the protein MATTASTLLKSSFAGARLPAAPRAPSSVAVATPRAAGPICASASASSSTPPYDLTSFRFSPIKESIVAREMTRRYMTDMITHADTDVVIVGAGSAGLSCAYELSKDPSVSIAIVEQSVSPGGGAWLGGQLFSAMVVRKPAHRFLDELGVAYDEAEDYVVIKHAALFTSTIMSRLLARPNVKLFNAVAVEDLIVKQGRVGGVVTNWALVSMNHNTQSCMDPNVMEAKVVVSSCGHDGPFGATGVKRLQDIGMISAVPGMKALDMNTAEDEIVRLTREVVPGMIVTGMEVAEIDGAPRMGPTFGAMMISGQKAAHLALQALGRPNAIDGTAQTASPAWREEFVIASKDDEVVDA; encoded by the exons ATGGCCACCACCGCGTCGACCCTCCTCAAATCCTCCTTCGCCGGCGCCCggctcccggccgccccgcgcgccccgtCCTCCGTCGCCGTGGCgaccccccgcgccgccgggcccatctgcgcctccgcctccgcctcctcctccaccccgccCTACGACCTCACCTCCTTCCGGTTCAGCCCCATCAAGGAGTCCATCGTCGCCCGCGAGATGACCCGCCGGTACATGACCGACATGATCACCCACGCCGACACCGACGTCGTCATCGTGGGCGCCGGCTCCGCGGGGCTCTCTTGCGCGTACGAGCTCTCCAAGGACCCCTCCGTCAGCATCGCCATCGTGGAGCAGTCCGtgtcccccggcggcggcgcctggctCGGCGGGCAGCTCTTCTCGGCCATGGTGGTGCGCAAGCCCGCCCACCGCTTCCTCGACGAGCTCGGCGTCGCGTACgacgaggccgaggactacGTGGTCATCAAGCACGCCGCGCTCTTCACCTCCACCATCATGAGCCGCCTCCTGGCGCGCCCCAACGTGAAGCTCTTcaacgccgtcgccgtcgaggaCCTCATCGTCAAGCAGGGCCGCGTCGGCGGCGTGGTCACGAACTGGGCCCTCGTCTCCATGAACCACAACACCCAGTCGTGCATGGACCCCAACGTGATGGAGGCCAAGGTCGTGGTCAGCTCCTGCGGCCACGACGGGCCGTTCGGGGCCACCGGCGTCAAGCGGCTGCAGGACATCGGCATGATCAGCGCCGTGCCCGGGATGAAGGCCCTCGACATGAACACCGCCGAGGATGAGATCGTCCGCCTCACGCGTGAGGTCGTGCCCGGCATGATCGTCACCGGCATGGAGGTCGCCGAGATCGACGGCGCCCCGAGAATG GGCCCGACGTTCGGCGCCATGATGATCTCCGGCCAGAAGGCGGCGCACCTGGCGCTCCAGGCGCTGGGCAGGCCCAACGCCATCGACGGGACGGCCCAGACGGCGTCGCCGGCGTGGCGCGAGGAGTTCGTGATAGCGTCCAAGGACGACGAGGTCGTGGACGCGTGA